From Hippoglossus stenolepis isolate QCI-W04-F060 chromosome 4, HSTE1.2, whole genome shotgun sequence, a single genomic window includes:
- the napab gene encoding N-ethylmaleimide-sensitive factor attachment protein, alpha b: MDNSGKEKEATALMAEADKKMNSSKSFFGAMFGGSSKLEEACDMYVRAANMFKMAKNWCAAGNAFSQAARLHLQMQSKHDAATNFIDAGNAFKKADPQEAINCLNRAIEIYTDMGRFTIAAKHHISIAEIYETELVDIDKAIAHYEQAADYYKGEESTSSANKCLLKVATYAAQLEQYPKAIEIYEQVGTHAMDSTLLKYSAKDHFFKAALCHFCVDMLNAKLAVQKYEEMFPAFSDSREYKLVKKLLDAYEEQNVEAYTDSVKEYDTISRLDQWLTTMLLRIKKTIQDDESDLR; this comes from the exons GACAAGAAGATGAACTCGTCGAAGTCGTTCTTCGGAGCGATGTTCGG GGGTTCCTCCAAGCTTGAAGAGGCCTGTGACATGTATGTGAGGGCAGCCAACATGTTCAAAATGGCCAAAAATTGGTGCG CTGCGGGAAATGCGTTCTCCCAGGCTGCTCGCCTCCACCTGCAGATGCAGAGCAAACACGACGCAGCGACCAACTTCATAGACGCTGGAAATGCCTTCAAAAAAGCAGATCCGCAAG AGGCCATAAACTGCCTAAACCGAGCTATTGAGATCTACACAGATATG GGCCGCTTCACCATCGCAGCCAAACACCACATCTCCATTGCTGAAATATACGAGACGGAGCTGGTGGACATCGACAAG GCCATTGCTCATTATGAACAGGCAGCAGATTATTACAAAGGGGAAGAATCCACCAG ttCTGCAAACAAGTGCCTTCTGAAAGTAGCAACCTACGCAGCTCAGCTGGAGCAGTACCCGAAAGCTATTGAGATCTACGAGCAG GTGGGAACCCACGCGATGGACAGTACGCTCCTGAAATATAGTGCCAAGGATCACTTCTTCAAGGCAGCGCTCTGTCACTTCTGTGTAGACATGCTGAATGCAAAA CTCGCTGTGCAGAAGTACGAAGAAATGTTTCCGGCCTTTTCAGACTCCAGAGAGTACAAACTGGTGAAG AAACTTCTCGATGCCTATGAAGAACAGAATGTGGAGGCCTATACTGATTCG GTGAAGGAATACGACACCATTTCACGGTTGGACCAGTGGCTCACCACCATGCTTCTCCGCATCAAGAAAACCATACAGGACGACGAGAGCGACCTTCGCTGA